A part of Maridesulfovibrio hydrothermalis AM13 = DSM 14728 genomic DNA contains:
- a CDS encoding substrate-binding periplasmic protein, producing MIRFIIAVMVVFLALPLSGAAKSLIITTLDNSPQAYLENGKPVGFLVDIVSEAVRKAGYMPDIRIVPWRRALATVERGKADAVFNAGYNEDRNKYLRYSDVVLISEKVVAFRRVGTKAFLAKNFENASELVVGVGRGYYYGAGVHQAIKGGIFKRVEEVSNVDLNIKKLLLGRIDIFFGDYYPVLKFLNDNELLDDVEAILDPQTGVPLVYSRSNTYLAFSRKKDPKSFNEVTKELRKMKKNGRCDLIIMKYIPMHEGF from the coding sequence GTGATCAGGTTTATAATTGCGGTGATGGTTGTTTTTTTAGCACTTCCTCTTTCAGGGGCGGCTAAGTCGCTTATTATTACAACTCTTGATAATTCTCCTCAGGCATATCTTGAAAACGGAAAGCCAGTCGGTTTTTTGGTTGATATCGTTTCAGAGGCTGTAAGAAAAGCAGGGTATATGCCTGATATAAGGATAGTTCCTTGGAGAAGAGCTTTGGCAACGGTGGAGCGGGGGAAGGCTGATGCGGTTTTCAATGCGGGGTATAATGAAGATAGAAACAAATATCTACGATACTCTGATGTGGTGCTGATCTCAGAAAAAGTTGTTGCATTTCGCAGAGTTGGTACAAAGGCGTTTCTGGCAAAGAACTTTGAAAATGCTTCGGAATTAGTCGTTGGTGTCGGCAGGGGATATTACTATGGAGCAGGTGTGCATCAGGCGATTAAAGGCGGTATTTTTAAACGTGTTGAGGAGGTTTCCAATGTAGACCTTAACATTAAAAAACTTCTGCTGGGCCGTATTGATATCTTTTTTGGAGATTATTATCCTGTTTTGAAGTTTTTAAATGATAACGAACTGCTTGATGATGTTGAGGCTATATTAGATCCTCAAACAGGGGTCCCGCTCGTTTATTCCCGGTCGAATACGTATCTGGCTTTTTCCAGAAAAAAAGATCCTAAGAGCTTTAATGAAGTAACTAAGGAGCTTAGAAAGATGAAAAAAAATGGAAGATGTGATCTAATTATTATGAAATATATCCCCATGCATGAAGGTTTTTAA
- a CDS encoding DUF4198 domain-containing protein: MRKLTVVTISAIMLLAFAGSAFAHFGMLIPEKSIISPSKKSTQLELSFSHPFEMVGMDLVTPQKFSVFYDGKETNLLPSLKKSTIMGHKAFKTGYKFKRPGMYTFYMEPTPYPEPAEDNYIIHYTKTVVSAFDEGEDWNTPLGVKTEIVPLTRPWGNYAGNVFQGIVLLDGKPAPFSRVEVEFYNKDSKFKAPYDSMITQEVLCDENGVFTFACPQAGWWGFAALNDADYKIKGKDVELGAVLWIEMLPYKSK; encoded by the coding sequence ATGCGGAAACTGACTGTCGTTACTATCTCAGCTATCATGCTTCTGGCCTTTGCCGGATCAGCCTTTGCCCATTTTGGCATGCTGATTCCTGAAAAATCAATCATATCACCATCCAAAAAATCAACTCAATTGGAATTATCCTTCTCCCATCCATTTGAAATGGTTGGCATGGATCTGGTCACTCCCCAGAAATTCAGTGTTTTTTATGATGGTAAGGAAACCAATTTACTTCCGTCATTAAAAAAGTCCACAATTATGGGGCATAAGGCATTTAAAACAGGGTACAAATTCAAACGTCCCGGTATGTACACTTTTTACATGGAACCGACCCCCTATCCTGAGCCGGCCGAAGACAACTACATCATCCATTACACCAAAACAGTTGTCTCTGCCTTTGATGAAGGTGAAGACTGGAACACTCCACTGGGAGTAAAAACTGAAATTGTGCCCTTAACCCGTCCCTGGGGCAACTATGCCGGTAATGTTTTTCAAGGAATCGTCCTGCTTGACGGCAAGCCTGCTCCCTTCTCAAGAGTTGAAGTGGAGTTTTACAATAAAGATTCCAAATTTAAAGCCCCTTATGATTCCATGATCACACAGGAAGTTCTCTGTGATGAAAACGGCGTATTTACCTTTGCCTGCCCTCAGGCTGGATGGTGGGGATTTGCAGCTCTAAATGATGCCGACTACAAAATAAAAGGTAAAGACGTAGAGCTTGGCGCAGTATTGTGGATTGAAATGCTTCCTTATAAAAGCAAATAA
- a CDS encoding response regulator: MHNPQVLIVDDSKTIRSVICSQLRKHSIDVTEAMDGIQGLNFTRKNHYDLVITDVTMPGIDGYQLCTEIKNNPQTQSTPVIILSSNEKHEHIERGFEVGAAAYITKNKAYKDLFPYIKEVLDRSKLLRDRLVLVVDDSKYIVKVVASGLIAAGFKVITASDGETAYGIAKETTPDLILSDINMPKMDGIKFCEKVQNNPQLSHIPFVIMSSGGDRRTMRELLHKGASAFLVKPFNIDQLVITAEKLLSDHFQIILQQREIFKKERTLLMGSITSLIQALEARDSYTKGHSDTVAKLSVKIAEKLTMPSNDVERIEFAARLHDLGKIGIRDDVLLKNGPLTDEEFSVIKQHPVHGAEILGPIPSMEDIIPAVLHHHEKMNGRGYPHGLTGYEIPLWAKIISVADVYDALTANRPYKKAFTHQTAMEFIDDKKTEELCPDCVKAFQEVMKEYQPKLLN; this comes from the coding sequence ATGCACAACCCACAAGTCCTGATTGTCGATGACAGCAAAACGATCCGCTCTGTCATATGCTCTCAACTCAGGAAGCATTCTATTGACGTAACTGAAGCGATGGATGGGATTCAAGGACTTAATTTTACTAGAAAAAATCATTATGATTTAGTCATCACAGACGTTACCATGCCCGGTATTGATGGATATCAGCTCTGCACAGAAATCAAAAATAATCCACAGACACAATCCACACCGGTAATAATTCTTTCCAGCAACGAAAAACATGAGCATATCGAAAGAGGCTTTGAAGTAGGTGCTGCGGCCTACATTACCAAAAATAAAGCCTATAAAGACTTATTTCCATATATTAAGGAAGTGCTGGACCGTTCTAAACTGCTTCGCGACAGACTTGTTCTTGTCGTTGATGACTCAAAGTACATAGTCAAAGTAGTTGCATCAGGACTTATCGCCGCCGGCTTTAAAGTAATTACTGCGTCAGACGGCGAGACAGCCTACGGCATTGCAAAGGAGACAACTCCCGATCTGATACTTTCAGACATCAATATGCCTAAAATGGATGGCATTAAATTCTGCGAAAAAGTTCAAAACAACCCGCAACTTTCACATATCCCATTCGTAATAATGAGCTCTGGAGGTGACCGCAGAACTATGCGCGAGCTGCTGCATAAAGGAGCTTCAGCTTTTTTAGTTAAGCCGTTCAATATTGACCAGTTAGTCATAACCGCCGAAAAACTCCTTAGTGACCACTTTCAGATAATCCTGCAGCAGCGCGAAATTTTCAAGAAAGAACGCACTCTGCTTATGGGCAGCATTACCAGTCTGATTCAGGCTCTGGAAGCAAGGGACTCATACACCAAAGGACACTCGGACACGGTTGCCAAACTGTCAGTTAAGATAGCTGAAAAGTTAACCATGCCAAGTAATGATGTTGAAAGAATTGAATTTGCAGCGCGTCTTCATGATTTGGGCAAGATAGGCATCAGGGACGATGTTTTATTAAAAAACGGTCCACTCACTGATGAGGAGTTTTCTGTAATCAAGCAGCACCCAGTGCATGGAGCTGAAATATTAGGCCCCATTCCAAGCATGGAAGACATTATCCCGGCAGTATTGCATCACCATGAAAAAATGAACGGGCGTGGCTATCCACATGGACTAACGGGGTATGAAATCCCTCTATGGGCGAAAATTATATCAGTAGCAGACGTTTACGACGCCTTAACAGCAAATCGTCCGTACAAAAAAGCCTTCACCCATCAAACTGCAATGGAATTTATCGATGACAAAAAAACAGAAGAACTTTGCCCCGATTGTGTAAAAGCCTTTCAAGAAGTGATGAAAGAATATCAGCCAAAACTGCTTAATTGA
- a CDS encoding IS481 family transposase → MEKEVRQRLQWVELYEKSGDAGFVCRRCGISRPTLRKWWKRYQAQGIDGLKSLSRRPHNSPASKISPEYEKIILELRIRRNLGARRIQSELKRLHEISLSVASIHKVLCRHQVKPLVTFRCKTDFIRYERPIPGDRIQMDTCKIAPGQYQYTAIDDCTRYRVLRLYSRRTAKNTLDFIEATVEEMPFPIQRIQTDRGREFFAIDVQEMLKSYGIKFRPNRPASPHLNGKVERSQKTDKVEFYSTVDLSSTDLDTLLAEWQHYYNWERSHSAHNGKTPIERYFQLLEKTPFSEGVAKDYHPDQEHIQEQNYRRELQLRKLKRCL, encoded by the coding sequence ATGGAAAAAGAAGTCCGACAACGTTTGCAGTGGGTAGAACTTTATGAAAAATCAGGCGATGCCGGATTTGTGTGTAGGCGTTGCGGAATTTCACGGCCAACGTTGCGCAAATGGTGGAAAAGATATCAGGCTCAGGGCATTGACGGCTTGAAAAGCCTTAGCAGGCGTCCTCACAATTCTCCCGCATCCAAAATTAGTCCAGAATACGAAAAAATCATTTTAGAACTGCGTATCAGGCGTAATTTGGGAGCCAGACGGATTCAAAGTGAATTAAAACGTCTCCACGAAATTTCACTTTCAGTAGCATCCATTCATAAGGTTCTCTGTCGTCATCAGGTAAAACCACTGGTGACATTCCGCTGCAAGACCGATTTCATCCGCTATGAGCGTCCGATACCTGGTGACCGCATCCAGATGGATACTTGCAAAATAGCTCCAGGACAATATCAATATACAGCCATAGATGACTGCACTCGTTACCGAGTTCTTCGGCTGTACAGTCGAAGAACAGCGAAGAATACACTGGATTTTATTGAAGCCACAGTGGAAGAAATGCCTTTTCCGATTCAACGCATTCAAACAGATCGAGGACGTGAATTTTTCGCCATCGATGTGCAGGAAATGTTGAAGAGCTATGGAATTAAATTTCGTCCCAACAGACCTGCATCACCACATCTTAATGGTAAAGTGGAGCGTTCTCAGAAGACGGATAAAGTTGAATTTTACAGCACGGTCGACCTATCATCAACAGACTTAGATACTTTGTTGGCAGAATGGCAGCATTATTATAACTGGGAACGCTCTCACAGTGCTCATAACGGCAAAACTCCGATAGAACGATATTTTCAACTGTTAGAAAAAACGCCTTTCTCTGAGGGCGTAGCTAAAGACTATCACCCAGACCAAGAACATATTCAGGAGCAGAATTATCGGCGTGAATTACAGCTCAGAAAATTGAAACGATGTCTATGA
- a CDS encoding ankyrin repeat domain-containing protein, with product MSHTAEAILSRNDKPITSETLMTLLRYPDFISKDLFPASLVTSKDQLKMTALHLALVHHTPNLLQLLIKRGVDVTLRIPAEHGDLSPLLYAILNCASDIKDRPWPGCCESGYGVGISGIKNVKILLKAGLKINEKHHDGMTPLFQAVLLDKTQIVRLLLSYGGDANTNLANGLSLDDACQSHQMRNILDSTLLSMK from the coding sequence ATGAGTCATACAGCTGAAGCCATTCTAAGCCGAAACGATAAGCCTATCACATCCGAAACCCTTATGACCCTTTTGCGCTACCCGGATTTCATCTCAAAAGATCTATTTCCTGCCTCATTAGTGACATCTAAAGATCAACTCAAGATGACTGCGCTTCATTTAGCTTTGGTTCATCACACTCCGAACTTGCTCCAACTTCTAATAAAGCGTGGAGTAGACGTAACTTTACGAATCCCGGCAGAACATGGAGATCTGTCTCCTTTGCTATATGCAATCCTCAACTGCGCATCAGATATAAAAGATCGTCCATGGCCTGGATGTTGTGAATCTGGCTACGGTGTAGGAATAAGCGGTATAAAAAACGTCAAAATTCTTCTGAAAGCAGGATTAAAAATCAATGAAAAGCATCACGATGGTATGACTCCATTATTTCAGGCCGTATTACTTGACAAGACACAGATTGTTCGTCTCCTTCTATCATATGGCGGAGACGCCAATACTAATCTTGCAAATGGACTTTCATTGGATGATGCATGCCAATCACACCAGATGCGAAACATATTAGATAGCACTTTGCTTTCTATGAAATAA
- a CDS encoding IS3 family transposase — translation MGLQAITPGPHTSKLARKHRFYPYLLRDVEIKNVNQVWSADITYIPMRRGFMYLAAVIDWRSRYVLAWELPNTMESEFCMSALNQALETGTPQVFNTDQGAHFTSNDFTGKLREKKIAISMDGRGRALDNVFVEKLWWTVKYEDVYPKEYPDGASLYQGFDRYFRYYNEERKHSSLDKRTPAEVFRGTTASNLRGAPPSFRSALSPSGCPYGDGLHSTMAEGKRLADFTLIRQDYGSGMG, via the coding sequence ATGGGGTTGCAGGCCATTACGCCTGGTCCGCATACAAGCAAGCTAGCTCGGAAACATCGTTTTTACCCTTATCTCCTTCGAGATGTGGAGATAAAAAATGTGAATCAGGTTTGGAGTGCCGATATTACATATATTCCGATGAGACGCGGATTTATGTATCTGGCGGCTGTAATAGACTGGCGGAGCAGATATGTGCTTGCATGGGAGCTACCCAATACCATGGAAAGCGAGTTTTGCATGTCTGCTCTGAATCAGGCATTAGAAACGGGAACACCTCAAGTTTTCAACACCGATCAAGGAGCACACTTTACCAGCAATGATTTTACAGGCAAGCTCCGTGAAAAAAAGATAGCCATCAGCATGGATGGTCGTGGCCGTGCTCTTGATAATGTTTTTGTGGAAAAACTTTGGTGGACGGTGAAATATGAAGATGTCTATCCGAAAGAATACCCTGACGGAGCCTCGCTATATCAAGGCTTTGACCGGTACTTCAGGTATTACAATGAGGAACGAAAGCATTCTTCCTTGGACAAAAGGACTCCTGCTGAAGTATTCAGAGGAACGACAGCTTCAAATTTAAGAGGAGCACCGCCATCGTTCCGCTCCGCCCTCAGCCCTTCGGGCTGCCCCTACGGGGACGGACTCCACTCCACGATGGCGGAAGGAAAAAGACTGGCAGACTTCACCTTAATTCGGCAGGACTATGGTTCGGGAATGGGGTAA
- a CDS encoding MauE/DoxX family redox-associated membrane protein, translated as MDFKSLPRIILGVIFIWACVDKIADPAAFAEIIKNYQILPELMIGPVAFFLPWLEFVCGAMLVCNVLTETATAILTAMLLVFIAALSANLYRGIDVACGCFSTDASDKSGMIETIARDVVMLLLAYLAIRFKRSELS; from the coding sequence ATGGATTTTAAATCATTACCCCGCATAATTCTTGGCGTAATATTTATTTGGGCTTGCGTGGACAAAATTGCTGATCCGGCAGCTTTTGCTGAGATTATAAAGAACTATCAGATCTTACCGGAACTGATGATCGGTCCTGTAGCTTTTTTTCTGCCTTGGCTTGAATTTGTTTGTGGAGCTATGCTGGTCTGCAATGTTCTTACAGAGACCGCAACAGCCATCCTGACCGCCATGCTGCTGGTTTTTATAGCAGCCCTTAGCGCAAACCTGTATCGAGGTATAGATGTCGCTTGTGGCTGTTTTTCAACAGATGCAAGTGACAAGTCCGGCATGATTGAAACCATAGCGCGGGATGTGGTTATGTTGTTGCTTGCATATCTGGCAATCAGGTTCAAACGAAGTGAGTTGTCGTAA
- a CDS encoding rhodanese-like domain-containing protein has protein sequence MKFGKKTAFLAKVFFICALSAVLAVGFNMVRPAPYTFAELSSPEPQGIAEIDTIAMLEAYDSGNVVVVDARSDMDYGMGHVPGSLNIPSWAIGDELEAMAAQIEQGKPIIIYCDGLSCGKSMIVAKKLVEKGFRDVSVYTDGIDGWLSAGRDLEVN, from the coding sequence ATGAAATTTGGAAAAAAGACGGCTTTTCTAGCTAAAGTTTTTTTTATCTGCGCACTATCGGCGGTTCTGGCCGTCGGGTTTAATATGGTTCGTCCAGCTCCGTACACTTTTGCGGAGTTATCATCTCCTGAGCCGCAGGGAATTGCTGAAATAGACACAATAGCAATGCTGGAAGCATATGATTCAGGTAATGTAGTCGTGGTTGATGCACGCAGTGATATGGACTACGGCATGGGGCACGTGCCCGGTTCGTTGAATATTCCGTCATGGGCCATAGGAGATGAACTGGAGGCAATGGCTGCACAAATAGAGCAGGGGAAGCCGATTATTATTTATTGTGACGGCCTTTCGTGTGGCAAGAGCATGATCGTTGCCAAAAAACTGGTTGAGAAAGGTTTTAGAGATGTATCGGTATATACTGACGGAATAGACGGCTGGCTCAGTGCTGGAAGGGATTTGGAGGTGAACTGA